The DNA sequence TGCAGACAGCGATCGGCGACCCGGCCCTGCAGCTCGGTGCACCAGTACTTCGCCTTCGACGCGTCGACGGCGGTCAGCTCGCCCGCGTTCAGCGCCCGCACGCAGTCGTCGACGTAGTGCTCGGCGAGGTCGATCTCGGTGTCCATCTCGGCCAGCGCGAACTTCGAGTTCTGGAACGAGCCGACCGGGGACCCGAACGCCTTGCGCTCCTTGACGTACTCCAGGGTGTTCGTCAGCACCGTCCGGGCCGCGGCCACCCCGGCGACGGCGATCGACAGGCGCTCCTGGGGCAGCTTCTCGACCAGCTGGACGAAGCCCTTGCCCTCCTCGGGCCCGAGCAGGTTCTCCACCGGCACCTTCACGTCGGTGAAGGACAGCTCGGCGGTGTCCTGAGCGTGCATGCCCAGCTTGTCGAGGTTGCGGCCGCGCTCGAAGCCCTCCATCCCGCGCTCGAGCACCAGCAGGCTCATGCCCTTGTGCTTCTGCGACGGGTCGGTCTTCACCGCGACGACGACGAGGTCGGCGTTGATCCCGTTGGTGATGAAGGTCTTCGCGCCGTTGACCACGTAGTGGTCGCCGTCGCGGATGGCGGTCGTCGACATCGACGCCAGGTCCGAGCCGATGCCCGGCTCGGTCATCGCGATGGCGAGGATCTTCTCCCCCGCCACGACGCCCGGCAGCCACCGCTGCTTCTGCTCGTCGGTGGTGTAGGCGAGCAGGTAGGGCAGCACGATGTCGTTGTGCAGGGTCAGGCCCAGCCCCGAACCGGCCGCACCGACGCGCAGCACCTCCTCGGAGACGATGGCGTTGAACCGGAAGTCGCGCACACCGCCGCCGCTGAACTCCTCGGGCGCGTCCATGCCCAGGAACCCGTTGGCGCCGGCGGTGGTGAACAGCTCCCTGGAGACGACGCCGTCGCGCTCCCACTGCGCCTCGTGCGGGGCGATCTCCTTCTCGACGAAGGCCCGGAAGGCCTCGCGGAAGTCCTCGTGGTCGGACTCGTAGAGCGTGCGCTTCACGGCGCCGCCTCCTCTCTGGGGGTACCGGCAGGGGACTAGCGGGGCTGCATGCGGATCGCGCCGTCGAGACGGATCGTCTCGCCGTTGAGCATCGGGTTCTCCACGATGTGGGCGGCGAGCTTGCCGTACTCCGCGGGCTGCCCCAGCCGCGACGGGTGCGGCACCTGCTTGCCCAGCGAGGTCTTGACGTCCTCGGGCAGGCCGGCGAGCAGCGGCGTCTCGAACAGGCCGGGGGCGATGGTGTTGACCCGGATGCCGATGTTCGCCAGGTCACGGGCGATCGGCAGGGTCATGCCGACGATGCCGCCCTTGGACGCCGAGTAGGCGGCCTGACCGATCTGGCCCTCGAAGGCCGCCACCGAGGCGGTGTTGATGATGACGCCACGGTCGCCGTCGACGTGGTCGGACTTGGCGATGCGCTCGGCCGCCAGCCGGATCACGTTGAACGTGCCGATCAGGTTGACGTTGATGACCTTGGTGAAGTCGGCCAGCGGGAACGGGCCGGTCTTGCCGAAGGTCTTGATGCCGTTGCCGATGCCGGCGCAGTTGACCGCGACGCGGACGGTGCCGAGCTCCTCGGCGGCGTCGAGGGCGGCCGAGACCTGCTCCTCGTTCGTGACGTCGGCGGCGACGAAGCGGACGTCGTCCCCCAGCTTGTCGGCGACGGCCTCGCCCTGCGACGACGGCAGGTCGATGATCAGGACCTTGGCGCCGAGCTCCACGAACTTCTCCGTGGTGGCCAGGCCCAGGCCGGACGCACCGCCGGTGACGACGGCGACGGAACCGTTGATGTCCATGTTCTGTCTGTTTCCTTCCGGGTGGGGAGCGGGTGTCAGAGGAGTTCGAGGATGGTGGCGTTGGCCTGGCCGCCGCCCTCGCACATGGTCTGCAGGCCGTAGCGGATGCCGTTGTCGCGCATGTGGTGGACCAGGGTGGTCATGATCCGCGCGCCGGAGCCGCCGAGGGGGTGGCCCAGCGCGATGGCGCCGCCGTTGGGGTTGAGCCGCTCGCCGACACCGGACGCGGTGTCGGTGGTGCCCGCGATGTCGGCCAGCCAGGCCAGCGGCACCGGCGCGAACGCCTCGTTGACCTCGAACGCGCCGATCTCGTCCAGCGACAGACCGGAACGCTTCAGCGCCTTCTCCGTCGCGGGGATCGGGGCGGTCAGCATGATGACCGGGTCGGCGCCGGCGAGGACCGCGGTGTGCACGCGGGCGATCGGGGTCAGGCCGAGCTCGCGGGCCTTCTCGCTGGTGGTCATGAGCAGCGCGGCGGAGCCGTCGGAGATCTGCGAGGAGTTGCCCGCGTGGATGACGCCGCCCTGGTCGGCGTCCTTGAACACCGTCTTGAGCTGGGCGAGACCCTCCAGGGTCCCGCCGCGGCGGACGCCCTCGTCGGCGGTGACGCCGGCGAGCGGGGCGATCTGGCCGGCGAACCGGCCGTCGTCCTGGGCGGCGGCGGCGCGCTCGTGGGACAGCAGCGCGAACTCGTCGAGCTGGGTGCGGGAGAAGCCCCACTTCTCGGCGATCATCTCCGCGCCGACGCCCTGGTTCGGCGACACGCCGTAGCGGGCGCGGAAGTCCTCGCCGAGCGGGTCGGCATCGCCCTTCGACGAGCCCATCGGGACCCGGGTCATGGACTCGACGCCGCCGGCGACGGCCACGTCGTACTGCCCGGCGATCAGGCCGGCGGCCGCGAAGTGCACCGACTGCTGGCTGGACCCGCACTGGCGGTCGACGGTCACACCGGTGACGGTCTCGGGGAACCCGGCGGCCAGCGCGGCGTTGCGTCCGATGTCGAAGGTCTGCTCACCGCTCTGGGACACGCAGCCCCAGACGACGTCCTCGATCTCGGCGGGGTCGACTCCGGACCGCTCGACCAGGCTCCGCAGGACGTGCGCGGACAGGTCGGTCGGGTGGATGGCCGCAAGGCCACCCTTGCGCTTCCCGACGGGGCTGCGTACGGCCTCCACGATGACTGCGTCTCGCACGTCCTTCGCTCCTTCGCGACGGGGCGGCGCCCGGGCCGGCGCCGTCTGCTCGGAGCGACCGTAACAGAAAACAGTCAGCGTTGACTGCCGCGGTCCGGTGCGACGCGGCTCACGGACCGGCCGGGCGGCCACCGGACCGACCGACCAGCAGGACGGCGTAGCCGAGCACCAGGAACCCGCCCGCCAGGCGGGCGACGTTCCAGGCCAGCCCGCCGGCACCGACGGCGTCCAGGTCGAGGAAGTAGTAGGGCGCCCGTCGCCCGGCCCCGTTCAGCACGGCCAGGGCGAGCGCCAGGTACACCGCGGGGAACACCAGCCACAGCGGCGGGTGCCACCAGCGCAGCGGTCCGCGGCCGGGACGGTGCACGACCCAGTCGGCCAGCGCCAGCACCGGGACCACGACGTGCAGCAGCAGGTTGGGCACGGTGAACCCGGCCGAGCGGTCGGTGAGGAAGGCCAGCCACACCGCCCCGGCCACGAGCAGGTACACCACGACCGCACCGCGCAGGGCCGGGCGGGCACCGGGCCGGCGGGCGGTGAGCGCGTAGAACAGCGCAGCGAGCACGTTGACCTGGTAGGTGAAGGTGGTCAGCCGCCACAGGACCCCCGAGCGCGAGGTCAGCTCGACGACCAGCAGCGCGACGAGCACGCAGGCCACGATCGCGACGCGCAGGACGGCGGAGGCGGGAACGACGCGCGAGGGCGCGGGCGGTGCGTGCACCCGTGATCAACGTGCACGCACCGCCGCGGGGTTCCCCCGTGCCCGCCCGCGGTCCGGGCGGGACTCAGGTCGACGAGGCCGGTGCGCGCCCGGCCGGCGCGTCCTCCGCGGTGGCACCGGGCCGCGGGCCGGGACCGGTGCCCCCGGCGCCGGGACCCTCGGCGGTCTCGGGGTCCTCGCGTCCGAGGATCCCCTCCTGCGCGGCGACGAGCGTCGGCACGGTGATCTGGCCGGCCACGTTGGTCGCGGTGCGCATCATGTCGAGGATCGGATCGATGCCGATCACCACGGCGATCCCGGCCGCGATGACCGCGGGCGGCATCCCGACCGCCGCCAGGGTCAACGTCAGCATGGTGAACCAGCCGGTGGTCCCGGCGGTGGCGAGCGCGCCGAACACGGCGACCACGACGATCACCAGGTACTGCCAGGCCGCCAGCGGCACCCCGGAGACGTGGGCGATGAAGATCGTCGCCAGTGCCGGGTAGACGGCGGCGCAGCCGTCCATCTTGGTGGTGGTGGCCAGCGGGACGGCGAAGCCGGCGTAGTTGCGGTCCACGCCGAGGTCGATCGCGGCCTGCCGGGACAGCGGCAGCGTCGCGCCCGACGAGCGGGACACGAACGCGAACTGCAGCGCCGGCCAGGTGGCGCCGAAGAAGCGACGCGGGCCGATGCCGGCCACGACCTTCAGCAGCAGCGGGTACACGCCGAACAGTACGACCGCGCAGCCGAGGTAGACGGTCACGATCAGCCCGGCCAGCGACGCGACGACGCCGGTGCCGTAGGTGGCGAACGCGTTGCCGATGAGACCGAGCACGCCGATCGGGGCGAGCACGACGATCCAGCGGATGACGGTCAGGACGACCTCGAACGCCGAGCGGGAGAACGCGACGAACGGCTCGGCCCTCTCCCCCAGCGCGTAGGCGGCGGCACCGATCAGCAGGGCGGCGACGACGACCTGCAGGACGTCGCCCTCGGCGAAGGCGGCGACCGGGTTGTCCGGGACCAGGTTCGACAGCAGCGCCTGCCAGGAGCCCGCGCTGCGCTCGCCGACTGCCTCGACGTCGGCCGGGTCGGCGGCGATCGTGACGCCCTCACCGGGCCGTCCGACCAGACCGATCGCGATGGCGATCAGCACCGCGACCAGGGACGTCCCGGCGAACCAGGCGATGGTGCGCCCGCCGAGCCGGGCGGCGGTGCGCCCGCCGCCGAGGTCCCGCAGGCTGACGATGCCGACGACGATCGCCAGGAACACCAGCGGTGTGACGGTGAACTGCAGCAGACCGGTGAACAGGCCGCCGACGGTGTCCAGCGTGGTCGCGAGACCGTCGGAACCGGTGATCCGGACGGCCAGCCCGAGCAGTGCGCCGAGGACGAGCCCGGCGACGGTGAGCAGTGCGAACACGCGCGGGCGCTGCCAGGCGCGCGCGGCACGGACGACGAGTGACACGGGGATCCCCCAGGAGGTGACGCGGTACGGGTGCGGACGGCGGTCACCCCCGGACAGTCCGTGGCCGGACGCCGGCACAGGTCGATCACCAGCCGGCGCACCAGCCGCACCCCTCGCCCCCGCACAGGTGGTTCCAACGCCGCCGTCCGCTCCCGTCTTCCCGGACGGGGGTGACCCGGTTCAGAGCCAGGCGTCGCGGACATCGAGCGTGGTCCGGTCCAGCGACGCCAGCAGGTCCAGCTGCGGTCCGGTGCGGGGCAGCTCGTGGCGCACGAAGTAGCGGGCGGCGGCGCGCTTGCCGTCGTACAGGTCGCCGGCGCGGCCCTCGGCAGCGAGCGCCTGCTCCAGCCAGATCCAGGCGAGCACGACGTGCCCGACCGCCTCCAGGTACACCGAGGAGTGGGCGACGGCGAGCGCCGCGTCGTCCTGGCCGTGCACGACGCCGGTCACCTCGACGACCCGGTCGGCGGCCGCGGCGACGGCGTCGGCGTGCTCGGCGAGGTCCCCTCCGGCCGTGCGCCCGCGGGCCACGGTCGCCCCGATCGTGGCCCGCAACAGGGTCAGCCCGGCGCCGCCCTGCATCACGACCTTGCGGCCCAGCAGGTCCAGGCCCTGGATGCCGTGGGTGCCCTCGTGGATCGGGTTGAGCCGGTTGTCGCGGTAGAGCTGCTCGACGTCGTGGTCGCGGGTGTAGCCGTAGCCGCCGTGGATCTGGATGGCGAGGTCGTTGGCCCGCAGGCACCACTGTGACGGCCAGCTCTTCGCGACCGGGGTGAGCACCTCCAGCAGCAGGTGCGCCCGGCGCCGCGCCTCCTCGCTCCCTGCGGTGCGCTCCTCGTCGAGCAGGCGTCCGCAGTAGAGGTTCAGCGCCAGCGCACCCTCCACGTAGGACTTGCTCGCGAGCAGCATCCGGCGCACGTCGGTGTGCTCGACGAGCGGGACCTGCGGGCTCGCCGGGTCCTTCGCCCCGGCCGGGCGGCCCTGGGTCCGGATGCGGGCGTGCTGCAGGGCCAGCAGGTAGCCGGCGTAGCCGAGTGCCGTGGCGCCCGCACCGACGCCGACCCGGGCCTCGTTCATCATGTGGAACATCTGGGCCAGACCGGTGTGCGGGTCGCCGACCAGGTAGCCGACGGCACCCGCCTCGCCGCCCGGGGTGGACCGGCCCTCGCCGAAGTTCAGCACGGTGTTGACGGTGCCGCGGTAGCCCATCTTGTGCTTCAGACCGGCGAGTGCGATGTCGTTGCGCTCCCCGTTCTCCAGCACCCTGGGCACGACGAACAGCGAGATGCCCCTCACACCCGCCGGGCCGCCGGGGATCTTCGCGAGCACGAGGTGGACGATGTTCTCCCCCAGCTCGTGCTCGCCACCGGAGATCCACATCTTGGTCCCGGTGAGGCGGTGGGTGCCGTCGTCGCGGGGCTCGGCGCGGGTGGTCACGTCGGCCAGCGACGACCCGGCCTGCGGCTCCGACAGGCACATCGTGCCGAAGTAGCGGCCCTCCACCATGGGACGCACCCAGGTCTGCACCTGCTCGGGGCTGCCGTGGGCGAGCAGCAGGTTCGCCGCGGCGACGGTGAGCATCGGGTAGGCGGCGGTGGCGACGTTGCCGGCGTGCAGCCAGACGAAGCACGCCTGGACGACGACGGCGGGCAGCTGCATCCCGCCG is a window from the Pseudonocardia sp. HH130629-09 genome containing:
- a CDS encoding acyl-CoA dehydrogenase gives rise to the protein MRSQLISCADLDFLLHEWLRVVELCDRERYAEHDRDTIDAVVDLAARVAAEHFAPHRTISDTREPVFDGERVTLPDEVRAALTVLGGTGIVGAGLDARVGGMQLPAVVVQACFVWLHAGNVATAAYPMLTVAAANLLLAHGSPEQVQTWVRPMVEGRYFGTMCLSEPQAGSSLADVTTRAEPRDDGTHRLTGTKMWISGGEHELGENIVHLVLAKIPGGPAGVRGISLFVVPRVLENGERNDIALAGLKHKMGYRGTVNTVLNFGEGRSTPGGEAGAVGYLVGDPHTGLAQMFHMMNEARVGVGAGATALGYAGYLLALQHARIRTQGRPAGAKDPASPQVPLVEHTDVRRMLLASKSYVEGALALNLYCGRLLDEERTAGSEEARRRAHLLLEVLTPVAKSWPSQWCLRANDLAIQIHGGYGYTRDHDVEQLYRDNRLNPIHEGTHGIQGLDLLGRKVVMQGGAGLTLLRATIGATVARGRTAGGDLAEHADAVAAAADRVVEVTGVVHGQDDAALAVAHSSVYLEAVGHVVLAWIWLEQALAAEGRAGDLYDGKRAAARYFVRHELPRTGPQLDLLASLDRTTLDVRDAWL
- a CDS encoding thiolase family protein, whose protein sequence is MRDAVIVEAVRSPVGKRKGGLAAIHPTDLSAHVLRSLVERSGVDPAEIEDVVWGCVSQSGEQTFDIGRNAALAAGFPETVTGVTVDRQCGSSQQSVHFAAAGLIAGQYDVAVAGGVESMTRVPMGSSKGDADPLGEDFRARYGVSPNQGVGAEMIAEKWGFSRTQLDEFALLSHERAAAAQDDGRFAGQIAPLAGVTADEGVRRGGTLEGLAQLKTVFKDADQGGVIHAGNSSQISDGSAALLMTTSEKARELGLTPIARVHTAVLAGADPVIMLTAPIPATEKALKRSGLSLDEIGAFEVNEAFAPVPLAWLADIAGTTDTASGVGERLNPNGGAIALGHPLGGSGARIMTTLVHHMRDNGIRYGLQTMCEGGGQANATILELL
- a CDS encoding dicarboxylate/amino acid:cation symporter is translated as MSLVVRAARAWQRPRVFALLTVAGLVLGALLGLAVRITGSDGLATTLDTVGGLFTGLLQFTVTPLVFLAIVVGIVSLRDLGGGRTAARLGGRTIAWFAGTSLVAVLIAIAIGLVGRPGEGVTIAADPADVEAVGERSAGSWQALLSNLVPDNPVAAFAEGDVLQVVVAALLIGAAAYALGERAEPFVAFSRSAFEVVLTVIRWIVVLAPIGVLGLIGNAFATYGTGVVASLAGLIVTVYLGCAVVLFGVYPLLLKVVAGIGPRRFFGATWPALQFAFVSRSSGATLPLSRQAAIDLGVDRNYAGFAVPLATTTKMDGCAAVYPALATIFIAHVSGVPLAAWQYLVIVVVAVFGALATAGTTGWFTMLTLTLAAVGMPPAVIAAGIAVVIGIDPILDMMRTATNVAGQITVPTLVAAQEGILGREDPETAEGPGAGGTGPGPRPGATAEDAPAGRAPASST
- a CDS encoding acyl-CoA dehydrogenase family protein; its protein translation is MKRTLYESDHEDFREAFRAFVEKEIAPHEAQWERDGVVSRELFTTAGANGFLGMDAPEEFSGGGVRDFRFNAIVSEEVLRVGAAGSGLGLTLHNDIVLPYLLAYTTDEQKQRWLPGVVAGEKILAIAMTEPGIGSDLASMSTTAIRDGDHYVVNGAKTFITNGINADLVVVAVKTDPSQKHKGMSLLVLERGMEGFERGRNLDKLGMHAQDTAELSFTDVKVPVENLLGPEEGKGFVQLVEKLPQERLSIAVAGVAAARTVLTNTLEYVKERKAFGSPVGSFQNSKFALAEMDTEIDLAEHYVDDCVRALNAGELTAVDASKAKYWCTELQGRVADRCLQLHGGYGYMSEYPVSKAYADARITRIYGGTTEIMKEVIGRGLGL
- a CDS encoding 3-hydroxyacyl-CoA dehydrogenase, with translation MDINGSVAVVTGGASGLGLATTEKFVELGAKVLIIDLPSSQGEAVADKLGDDVRFVAADVTNEEQVSAALDAAEELGTVRVAVNCAGIGNGIKTFGKTGPFPLADFTKVINVNLIGTFNVIRLAAERIAKSDHVDGDRGVIINTASVAAFEGQIGQAAYSASKGGIVGMTLPIARDLANIGIRVNTIAPGLFETPLLAGLPEDVKTSLGKQVPHPSRLGQPAEYGKLAAHIVENPMLNGETIRLDGAIRMQPR
- a CDS encoding Pr6Pr family membrane protein — its product is MHAPPAPSRVVPASAVLRVAIVACVLVALLVVELTSRSGVLWRLTTFTYQVNVLAALFYALTARRPGARPALRGAVVVYLLVAGAVWLAFLTDRSAGFTVPNLLLHVVVPVLALADWVVHRPGRGPLRWWHPPLWLVFPAVYLALALAVLNGAGRRAPYYFLDLDAVGAGGLAWNVARLAGGFLVLGYAVLLVGRSGGRPAGP